In Anaerolineales bacterium, the genomic window GGCGAGCTCCAATGCGCGGGGCGAAGGCTTGACCGTGTCCAGGTTGACATGACGCCCTTCCGCCTTGGAGACGACTTTCTGGGTGACGACGATCACATCTCCCAGCTGCAGCTGCATCCCCTCGCGCCCCAAGCCGAGCCAGATCGCTTCGACGAGATCATCGCCGGGTCGGATCCGGGGAAGGCCAGTGAGGGCGGTGAAGACCAGCTGGACCGACATTCGCCTAGGAGCCTCGAGGGTCCAAGCGTTCCCCCACGATCCGGATACCGGCTCCCTTCAACTTGTAGCGGCGGTTGAGGCCGATCAGCACCGCGGTCAGGCTCTCGGCCACAACGGCGTTCTTCAACGGCCCCGCGTCCCACCCGGTCAGGCCCAACGCTTCCACCAGCTGCAGCACCTGCTCCTTGGCCTCCTTGCTGTCGCCCGTGACCAGCACATCGCAGGCCGCACCGTCATCTTCCAGCAGCAGATCGTGCGAGATGTTCTGGAAGGCAGATACCACCTGAACATCGCCGCCGAGGACTTGCTGGGACTCGACGGCTGCGCTCCCGGAAGCCGGCAGCTGCACTTCGCTCAGCCGGGGCGGGATCGCAGGGTTGGTGACATCGACCAGCACCTTCCCGGCCAGCTGAGGCTTGAGTCCTTCGAGGGTCTGGCGGTGAGCGCCGTAGGGCACCGTCAGGACGGCGATGTCGCAGGCGGCGACAGCCTCGGCGTTGCCCATGCCGCGCACGATAGCTTCCCCCAGGCGGGCGTTCAGGACCTGGGCGGCCGCCAGCGCCTTCTCCTCGCTGCGCGAGCCGAGGATCACCGGATAACCGGACCCCGCCCAGCGGTAGGCCAGACCCTGCCCCTCTTTTCCCGTCCCTCCGATGATTCCCAGTGTCAGCAGGATTCGCTCGCTTCCCATCATTCAGCCTCCATCATCGGCAGGAACGAAAGACCGATATCGCTCCCAGACCGCCGGAACACGCTCACGGGCCGCAGCCGCGATCTGGGCTTCATCCAGGGTCAGCAGGGCGCGGTCACGCATCAACACCTTGCCGGCGGCGATCGTGGTCGTCACCTGCGACTCCCGGAAACCAAACACGATGTGCCAGGGCAGGTTCCCAGCGGTCAGGGGTGTGGTCGGATGGTAGTCGACCAGAATCAGATCCGCCAGGGCGCCCGGGGCGACCACGCCCAGCGGCGCCTGAGGGAAGAAGACCCCGGCCAGCCCAGCATTGTTGTAAGCCGCCATCTCGACCAGTTGGTCGCCCGACATTCGGCGAGGGTCGCGGTGCCAGGCTTTGTGCAGCAGATAGGCGGCCTTCCACTCCTCCCACATCGCGTTCGAGAATCCGTCATTGCCGAGAGCCACCCGGATCCCCGCCCGCATCAGGGACTCGACCGGAGCCGCCCCGACTCCGTTGTTCATGTTCGATCGTGGCTGGTGGCTGACCCACGTCCCGCTTTGACCGAGCAGCTCCATCTCCCGCTCTTCGACATGGATGGCGTGCGCCACGATCGTACGCGG contains:
- the npdG gene encoding NADPH-dependent F420 reductase, whose amino-acid sequence is MMGSERILLTLGIIGGTGKEGQGLAYRWAGSGYPVILGSRSEEKALAAAQVLNARLGEAIVRGMGNAEAVAACDIAVLTVPYGAHRQTLEGLKPQLAGKVLVDVTNPAIPPRLSEVQLPASGSAAVESQQVLGGDVQVVSAFQNISHDLLLEDDGAACDVLVTGDSKEAKEQVLQLVEALGLTGWDAGPLKNAVVAESLTAVLIGLNRRYKLKGAGIRIVGERLDPRGS